A genome region from Christensenella minuta includes the following:
- the murD gene encoding UDP-N-acetylmuramoyl-L-alanine--D-glutamate ligase has translation MDYKNKKVLVIGMAKSGVSSAALLCRLGADVTIYDVKKREDLPKDLLHELDGFSYRDMLGQDPMDKIPEMDILVLSPGVPLGLPFIRRAYELGKQVIAEIELGFAVSKADFIAITGTNGKTTTTALTGEIFKNAGISTHVLGNIGVPITQEAMQTAPGDVVVAETAALQLDTIESYRPRESAILNITEDHLDRYGTMENYIAAKAKIFKNQTPKDYCVLNFDNDIVRELEPQIKAKVVWFSVSTVPPNGAYVKDGIICFSLDGKELDIMPAEELRIPGRHNLENALAATALACLYGISAEVIANTLRTFPGVEHRIEFVRTVNGVTFINDSKGTNPDATLNAIRAMVRPTVLILGGYDKKSDFVPLYQAFTPMIKAVIVLGDTAGKLIEAAENCGYQNYIRANGFEDAVLKAYSIADEGDNVLLSPACASWDMFRNFEERGRIFKEIVNGL, from the coding sequence ATGGACTACAAAAATAAAAAAGTACTGGTCATCGGAATGGCGAAAAGCGGCGTTTCCTCTGCCGCGCTTCTGTGCAGGCTTGGCGCCGATGTGACGATTTATGATGTGAAGAAACGGGAAGATTTGCCGAAAGACCTGCTCCATGAGCTGGATGGGTTTTCCTATCGTGATATGCTGGGGCAGGACCCGATGGATAAAATTCCGGAAATGGATATCCTTGTTTTGAGTCCGGGCGTTCCGCTGGGATTGCCTTTCATCCGCCGGGCCTATGAACTCGGCAAGCAAGTTATTGCCGAGATCGAGCTTGGATTCGCCGTATCGAAGGCGGATTTTATTGCGATTACCGGCACGAATGGGAAAACGACAACGACGGCCCTGACGGGAGAAATATTTAAAAATGCCGGTATTTCAACGCATGTGCTGGGCAATATTGGGGTGCCAATCACACAAGAGGCGATGCAGACGGCACCGGGAGACGTGGTAGTCGCGGAGACAGCTGCGCTGCAGCTCGATACTATAGAATCCTATCGCCCGCGTGAAAGTGCGATCCTCAATATTACGGAAGACCATCTGGACCGTTATGGGACGATGGAAAATTATATTGCCGCCAAAGCGAAGATTTTTAAGAACCAGACTCCAAAAGATTATTGCGTACTGAATTTTGATAATGATATTGTCAGAGAGCTGGAACCGCAAATCAAAGCAAAGGTCGTTTGGTTCAGCGTGTCCACAGTGCCGCCGAATGGGGCGTACGTAAAAGACGGAATCATTTGTTTTTCACTGGACGGAAAAGAGCTTGATATTATGCCGGCGGAGGAATTGCGTATCCCCGGGCGGCATAACCTCGAAAATGCACTCGCGGCAACGGCTCTCGCGTGTTTGTATGGAATATCGGCGGAAGTAATAGCCAATACGCTTCGAACTTTTCCGGGAGTAGAACACCGCATCGAGTTTGTGCGTACGGTAAACGGCGTTACCTTTATCAACGACTCGAAAGGGACGAATCCCGACGCGACGCTCAATGCGATTCGCGCTATGGTCCGGCCCACGGTGCTTATTCTTGGAGGGTACGACAAAAAAAGTGATTTTGTGCCGCTGTATCAGGCATTTACGCCGATGATTAAGGCGGTAATTGTGCTTGGCGATACGGCAGGCAAGCTGATCGAGGCGGCCGAAAACTGCGGCTATCAAAACTATATCCGGGCAAATGGATTTGAAGATGCGGTTCTCAAAGCCTACAGTATAGCGGACGAGGGTGATAACGTATTGCTTTCTCCGGCATGCGCAAGCTGGGATATGTTTCGGAATTTTGAGGAGCGGGGGCGTATCTTCAAGGAAATTGTGAACGGACTTTAA
- a CDS encoding penicillin-binding transpeptidase domain-containing protein, translating to MATSHVLITRKRLLVLLIILIVLIILLMTRVGYWSLWKGADLKAQAESQWVKDTEVSAKRGSIMDRNQQILAQSAAADTVVLLPEKIEKAQNAGEVADQLSQILGLDREEVYQKAANTEKKEIWLKRQISMEQSEQIEALDLDGVAFRDDVKRFYPNKDFAAQVIGYTTLDGEGQTGIERRYNTTLSGRAGRQVAETAKDGSGVPNGQEMMIQPQDGLNVVLTIDEITQSFLETACKKLYETQSPESVQGLVMDVTNGEVLAMANIPEFDLNSPPRDDAEALSALSANVITATAYEPGNIFGIFTAAAALDSGTLGGEYACTGSHIVDGEVITCSNAHGSQDMANTVLNHCSIGAAMQAGAMGRDVFYQYLKGFGFGTKTGIDFSTDTAGDLTEKRYAREEDVAVMGTGTDLKISQMQLAGAAGSIINGGTLYTPKMVLGLSDADGNMVESYEPEAKGQSVTAETAAQIKAVMESRAQTDGVAVAGYSTGAMCGYAHQYKDGAVVQGRVVSTYIAYAPADDPKYMVMITATGMPATETVETACAPYVQETLEGALKNGNIMPSENMQEQEKVTVPNVVGMELQEARDALANAGLQSSYDGNGVVTSQVPAADETAYKNSTVTLSMETKAMQQEGAEMVTVPDFTGMDMAAARDTAVSSGLVFIARGNGVAQGQSPAAGTQVSKGSNIVVDFRLQIASAE from the coding sequence TTGGCAACCTCGCATGTCCTGATTACAAGAAAAAGACTGCTTGTCTTATTGATTATATTGATTGTACTCATTATCCTGCTCATGACGCGAGTGGGATATTGGTCTTTATGGAAAGGCGCGGACCTGAAGGCGCAGGCCGAATCGCAATGGGTCAAAGATACGGAGGTCAGCGCAAAGCGCGGTTCTATTATGGACCGGAATCAGCAAATTCTTGCACAAAGCGCGGCGGCCGATACGGTAGTGCTCCTGCCAGAAAAGATTGAGAAGGCGCAAAACGCAGGGGAGGTCGCGGATCAGCTTTCGCAGATACTCGGACTGGACCGTGAGGAAGTTTATCAGAAGGCCGCCAATACGGAGAAAAAGGAAATTTGGCTGAAAAGACAAATTTCCATGGAGCAATCAGAACAGATCGAAGCGCTCGATCTGGATGGAGTTGCTTTCCGGGACGATGTAAAACGCTTTTATCCCAATAAAGATTTTGCGGCGCAGGTGATTGGCTATACGACGCTTGACGGCGAAGGCCAGACGGGGATCGAGAGGCGCTACAACACCACGCTTTCGGGCCGTGCGGGCAGGCAGGTTGCTGAAACGGCGAAGGATGGAAGCGGTGTACCCAATGGGCAGGAAATGATGATTCAACCGCAGGACGGCTTGAATGTAGTGCTTACTATTGACGAAATCACCCAGAGCTTTTTGGAAACCGCCTGCAAAAAGCTTTATGAAACACAATCGCCGGAGAGCGTCCAAGGGCTTGTAATGGACGTAACCAACGGAGAAGTGCTCGCTATGGCGAACATTCCCGAATTTGACCTGAATTCTCCGCCGCGTGATGATGCGGAGGCGCTGTCTGCGCTTTCCGCCAATGTAATCACAGCTACCGCATACGAGCCGGGAAACATCTTTGGAATATTTACAGCAGCGGCGGCACTTGACAGCGGGACCCTAGGCGGCGAATACGCATGTACGGGTTCTCATATTGTGGATGGAGAAGTCATTACGTGCAGTAACGCTCATGGTTCGCAGGATATGGCGAATACGGTGCTGAACCATTGCAGCATAGGAGCGGCAATGCAGGCTGGCGCTATGGGGCGTGATGTGTTCTATCAATATTTGAAGGGATTTGGCTTCGGAACGAAAACAGGGATTGATTTCTCTACCGATACGGCAGGGGATCTGACCGAAAAACGTTATGCGCGGGAAGAAGATGTGGCGGTGATGGGTACGGGGACGGATCTTAAAATATCCCAAATGCAGCTTGCGGGCGCTGCGGGCTCCATAATAAACGGAGGCACCCTGTATACGCCTAAGATGGTGCTTGGCCTTTCCGATGCCGATGGCAATATGGTGGAATCCTACGAGCCGGAGGCAAAGGGACAGAGCGTTACGGCAGAAACGGCTGCGCAAATCAAAGCGGTAATGGAAAGCAGGGCACAGACGGATGGAGTTGCCGTTGCGGGCTACTCTACCGGCGCGATGTGCGGATATGCACATCAATATAAGGACGGAGCCGTCGTGCAGGGCAGAGTTGTTTCAACATATATTGCATATGCGCCGGCCGACGATCCAAAATATATGGTGATGATTACAGCTACGGGGATGCCCGCGACCGAGACCGTGGAAACGGCGTGCGCTCCATACGTGCAGGAAACACTGGAAGGGGCGCTTAAAAATGGAAATATTATGCCCAGTGAAAATATGCAGGAACAGGAGAAAGTAACTGTACCGAACGTCGTCGGAATGGAATTGCAGGAAGCGCGTGATGCGCTTGCAAATGCAGGCCTGCAGTCTTCCTATGATGGAAACGGCGTCGTAACCAGCCAGGTGCCGGCTGCGGATGAAACGGCCTATAAGAACAGCACGGTTACCCTTTCTATGGAGACTAAGGCGATGCAGCAGGAGGGAGCCGAAATGGTGACCGTCCCGGACTTCACAGGTATGGATATGGCGGCGGCCAGGGATACGGCAGTTTCTTCAGGGCTTGTATTTATTGCGAGAGGAAATGGCGTAGCACAGGGGCAATCGCCTGCGGCGGGAACGCAGGTCAGTAAGGGAAGTAATATCGTTGTTGATTTTAGACTACAAATTGCGTCTGCGGAGTAG
- a CDS encoding UDP-N-acetylmuramoyl-L-alanyl-D-glutamate--2,6-diaminopimelate ligase translates to MTLNELFRDIPCKVYGDGETEIKDLKYDSRKVRKGDLFFCISGFAEDGHKYAPDAAKKGAAAIVVTEYQEKLDIPQVVVKNDRETMALAACRFFDFPARRMKMIGVTGTNGKTTTTYMIKAIAEQAGLKAGLIGTIRNIIGDKVIHTERTTPESIDLQRLLKEMADEGCEVLAMEVSSHSLVLKRVYGIDFDIGIFTNLTQDHLDFHETWDNYIQAKSMLFEQSEISVINIDDDSAANMMGAAKREVVKYSVLQPIQYAAKDLELTHEKTKFSVEIDGRDLHIEVPIPGYFTVYNAMAAVVTANAAGIDSYCIEQGLKNMKPVAGRFEPLDTHGHDFSIILDYAHTPDSLKNALDTAKSFAPARVVTIFGCGGNRDSSKRAIMGKIAGERSDFTIITSDNPRFEEPAAIMAQIEEGMRQTDGKYICIENRKEAIEHAVRNAKKDDVILLAGKGHEDYQEIKGVKHDFDEKVIVEEIMNRLGPAKK, encoded by the coding sequence ATGACATTGAATGAATTGTTTCGCGATATACCTTGCAAAGTATATGGGGACGGAGAAACAGAAATAAAGGATCTGAAATATGATTCCCGAAAAGTGCGCAAAGGAGATCTTTTCTTTTGTATCTCCGGATTTGCTGAAGATGGGCATAAGTATGCGCCGGATGCTGCGAAAAAAGGTGCGGCGGCGATCGTCGTAACGGAATATCAGGAAAAGCTTGACATACCGCAGGTCGTTGTAAAAAACGACAGGGAGACAATGGCGCTTGCAGCCTGCCGTTTTTTCGATTTTCCCGCCCGGCGGATGAAAATGATCGGCGTCACAGGGACGAATGGAAAGACGACAACTACGTATATGATTAAGGCCATTGCGGAACAGGCAGGACTGAAGGCAGGCCTCATTGGGACGATCCGCAATATAATAGGGGACAAAGTGATCCACACGGAACGTACGACACCCGAATCGATAGACCTGCAACGGCTGCTGAAAGAAATGGCGGATGAGGGCTGTGAAGTACTGGCAATGGAGGTGTCTTCGCATTCGCTGGTTCTGAAGCGCGTTTATGGGATTGATTTTGATATAGGTATTTTTACCAACCTGACGCAGGATCATTTAGATTTTCACGAAACGTGGGATAACTATATTCAGGCAAAAAGTATGCTGTTTGAGCAATCTGAGATTTCCGTAATCAATATCGACGATGATAGCGCAGCTAATATGATGGGGGCGGCCAAACGTGAGGTTGTTAAATACAGCGTGCTCCAGCCTATTCAATATGCGGCGAAGGATTTGGAGCTTACGCACGAAAAAACAAAATTTTCAGTTGAAATAGACGGGCGGGATTTGCACATTGAAGTGCCGATCCCCGGCTATTTTACTGTTTATAATGCAATGGCGGCAGTTGTGACGGCCAATGCCGCAGGAATTGACAGCTATTGCATCGAGCAGGGGCTGAAAAACATGAAGCCTGTAGCAGGGCGGTTTGAACCGTTGGATACCCACGGTCATGATTTCAGCATTATACTGGATTATGCCCATACGCCGGACAGCCTTAAAAATGCGCTTGATACGGCCAAAAGTTTTGCGCCCGCGCGGGTGGTGACAATTTTTGGCTGCGGCGGGAACCGGGATTCCAGCAAACGGGCTATTATGGGGAAGATCGCGGGGGAACGCTCCGATTTCACGATCATTACGTCGGATAATCCCCGGTTTGAGGAACCGGCAGCCATTATGGCACAGATCGAGGAAGGCATGAGGCAGACGGATGGAAAATACATCTGTATTGAGAACCGCAAGGAAGCGATCGAACACGCGGTCCGCAATGCCAAAAAGGATGATGTGATCCTTCTGGCAGGCAAGGGACATGAAGATTATCAGGAAATCAAAGGCGTAAAACACGACTTCGACGAAAAGGTGATTGTTGAGGAAATAATGAACAGGCTCGGGCCTGCGAAAAAATAA
- a CDS encoding cell division protein FtsQ/DivIB has product MKERRKAHSVGKTILTVVLVILILAGAGYFTYVYFQVEDIEVQGDHPDFSNGDIAKLADIQPKTHMFFVDTDAIKEKIETEPYLEVDSITKKYPKTLVVAVVERKPAAVVLYSDQYPYLLVDVNANVLEMLAEPPAGTYPTVTGFAIDAVNLGKQISTQDSFKLTVYTELINALEEKEIKDLIETVDLTDINNIKMKTRDGLEIKFGQSDKVTDKVKMIKRMIPKLAASGGNTTGILDVTMGISATYQLTEDSTPTTQEDGMQTPEDDNAQGDGGDADPNEGASPQSGE; this is encoded by the coding sequence ATGAAGGAACGGCGGAAAGCGCATAGTGTAGGGAAGACAATTTTGACGGTCGTGCTGGTGATCTTGATTCTTGCAGGAGCCGGTTACTTTACTTATGTTTATTTTCAGGTGGAAGACATCGAGGTGCAGGGCGATCATCCGGATTTTTCCAATGGTGATATCGCAAAGCTGGCGGATATCCAGCCAAAAACACATATGTTTTTCGTAGATACGGATGCAATCAAAGAAAAGATAGAAACGGAACCGTACCTCGAGGTAGACAGCATTACAAAAAAATACCCAAAGACCTTGGTGGTTGCTGTCGTGGAGCGTAAACCGGCGGCAGTGGTCCTATATTCGGACCAATACCCTTACCTTCTTGTGGACGTGAATGCTAACGTTCTTGAGATGCTGGCGGAGCCTCCGGCAGGGACATATCCTACGGTGACGGGCTTCGCGATCGATGCGGTGAACCTGGGAAAACAAATTTCAACACAGGACAGCTTTAAGCTTACAGTCTATACGGAGCTGATAAATGCGCTTGAAGAAAAAGAAATTAAAGACCTGATAGAAACGGTGGACCTGACGGATATCAACAACATCAAAATGAAAACCCGTGACGGCCTTGAAATTAAATTTGGGCAGTCTGACAAGGTAACTGATAAGGTGAAAATGATAAAGCGCATGATTCCAAAGCTTGCCGCGAGCGGAGGGAATACAACGGGGATATTAGACGTAACGATGGGGATATCGGCAACCTATCAGCTTACCGAAGACAGTACGCCCACAACGCAGGAGGACGGAATGCAAACTCCAGAGGATGACAACGCGCAGGGGGATGGGGGAGATGCCGATCCCAATGAAGGAGCTTCGCCGCAGAGCGGCGAATAG
- a CDS encoding FtsB/FtsL family cell division protein — MEAYRMQKIAAERRRLQQQDEIRTARRVGVQEGRPAQARQQQASRRQAQGQTRRTPEQAQRQRYAAAQRNEAQGERYSIRQTGVKNIVGGRRLAPAYESGYAAGNDYAYGTQQTGRSERRYSERYDRRGEYARPRQAASYGGYAAPAPKRYVRGYERERLSEIENTAYSGVKPIAVEYESPKKKGVISTILLIAVVFAVLTGIVIRYASISDLSYKNTQIQTQNETLKDELDKIKMENALSQDLNSIQEKASTELGMYYPTDEQIVYLEPEAEGETAAAESSVQQAATEQAAVQARESTDGEASFLEGIQGFFGDLMEALKGWFQA; from the coding sequence ATGGAAGCTTACCGCATGCAGAAAATCGCGGCAGAACGCCGCCGCCTTCAGCAGCAGGATGAAATTCGCACGGCCCGGAGGGTAGGGGTGCAGGAAGGACGCCCGGCACAGGCCCGCCAGCAGCAGGCATCCCGGCGGCAAGCGCAAGGCCAGACGAGAAGAACGCCGGAACAGGCTCAGCGCCAGCGTTATGCGGCTGCACAGCGGAATGAAGCGCAAGGCGAACGATACAGCATTCGCCAGACTGGCGTGAAGAATATTGTAGGCGGCAGAAGGCTTGCTCCCGCTTATGAAAGCGGATATGCAGCGGGGAACGATTATGCCTATGGAACGCAGCAAACGGGAAGGTCCGAAAGAAGGTATTCCGAAAGGTACGACCGACGTGGCGAATATGCACGGCCGCGTCAGGCGGCGAGCTATGGCGGATATGCTGCTCCAGCCCCGAAACGATATGTGCGCGGATATGAACGGGAACGACTTTCCGAGATAGAAAACACCGCATATAGCGGCGTAAAGCCTATCGCGGTAGAATATGAAAGCCCCAAGAAGAAAGGGGTGATATCCACGATCCTGCTGATCGCTGTCGTGTTTGCAGTTTTGACCGGGATCGTGATCCGGTATGCCTCGATCAGCGATCTGAGCTATAAGAATACACAGATTCAGACGCAAAACGAAACGCTGAAAGACGAGCTGGATAAAATTAAAATGGAAAATGCACTCAGCCAGGACCTGAACAGCATTCAGGAGAAGGCATCTACAGAACTGGGGATGTACTATCCAACCGATGAGCAGATCGTCTACTTAGAACCCGAAGCAGAAGGGGAAACTGCCGCTGCGGAAAGCAGCGTGCAGCAGGCTGCGACGGAACAGGCAGCTGTTCAGGCTCGGGAAAGTACGGATGGAGAGGCCAGCTTCCTTGAAGGCATCCAGGGCTTTTTCGGAGACCTGATGGAGGCCTTGAAAGGATGGTTTCAGGCATGA
- a CDS encoding cell division protein FtsA, whose product MRDFKTVIEFGTSKISCTVAEKKQRMGLEVLGYSQIPYAGIKKSNWVDSKNVIYALEQALESCERQTGFRIRSADVGIPGSFIKVITQTAQVPVKGRVTERDVDRLVDRARRFDILDDLTLVHEWPAWFLLDDKNVYLEPYDIPTKTLRGCASFTFANKFFLKDVMDLLNHLGVRIDYFIPEPLAEALYLLTAEKRDSFAALVDIGYYSTNVSLIYGDSILYFATIPMGGGHITSDISYAMKVEAETAEQLKRRYTFGLSDNNSISQLFAKDSEGKLKKYPYDLLKEIIDARVEHLITYIDQHVAKAEAKIGRKINVYLTGGGLAFMKGSDSFFRAVSGRIPSLIKVPNTKLQPPDMHSAYALMQYAYDGYIQSKPPAKKKGLFGKGKDVLFE is encoded by the coding sequence ATGAGAGATTTCAAAACGGTTATCGAATTCGGTACTTCAAAAATTTCCTGCACCGTCGCTGAAAAAAAACAGCGTATGGGGCTGGAGGTTTTAGGGTACTCGCAGATTCCCTATGCGGGAATTAAAAAATCAAATTGGGTGGATTCCAAAAATGTGATTTATGCCTTGGAACAGGCATTGGAATCGTGTGAACGGCAAACCGGATTTCGTATCAGAAGCGCTGATGTCGGGATACCGGGTTCTTTTATTAAGGTCATCACGCAGACGGCTCAGGTGCCGGTAAAAGGACGTGTTACCGAGCGTGATGTCGACCGTCTGGTTGACCGCGCGCGCCGGTTCGATATCCTTGACGATTTGACACTGGTGCACGAGTGGCCCGCGTGGTTCCTGCTTGACGATAAAAATGTCTATCTCGAGCCCTACGACATTCCGACAAAGACTCTGCGCGGGTGCGCTTCTTTTACGTTCGCGAATAAATTTTTCCTGAAGGATGTCATGGATCTTTTGAATCATTTGGGAGTCCGGATAGATTATTTTATTCCCGAGCCGCTTGCCGAGGCGCTTTATCTGCTCACGGCTGAAAAACGGGATTCTTTTGCAGCGTTAGTAGACATTGGTTATTACAGCACGAATGTTTCCCTGATCTATGGCGATTCCATCTTGTATTTTGCCACGATTCCGATGGGCGGCGGCCATATCACAAGTGATATTTCCTATGCCATGAAGGTTGAGGCGGAAACGGCGGAGCAGCTGAAACGCCGGTATACATTTGGCCTGAGCGATAACAACAGCATTTCCCAATTGTTTGCAAAGGACTCGGAAGGGAAGCTTAAAAAATATCCTTATGATTTATTAAAGGAAATTATCGATGCGCGTGTCGAACATCTGATTACCTATATCGACCAGCATGTGGCCAAGGCGGAGGCAAAAATCGGCAGAAAAATCAACGTCTACCTTACAGGCGGAGGCCTTGCTTTCATGAAAGGCTCGGATAGCTTTTTCCGGGCGGTGTCCGGCAGGATACCTTCCCTGATAAAGGTTCCGAATACAAAGCTGCAGCCGCCGGATATGCATTCGGCGTATGCACTTATGCAATATGCGTATGACGGTTACATTCAAAGCAAACCACCAGCCAAAAAGAAAGGACTTTTTGGGAAAGGAAAGGATGTACTGTTTGAATAA
- the ftsW gene encoding putative lipid II flippase FtsW, translating into MQKKSILQKGSIDYSILIVTLILIAYGVIMVFSASYYMAQSSKEYDYDGLALFKKQLFGAAIGLAAMVFFAFFDYKKLFKLRYIILALAGIFLVAVLIPGVGVNLNGSSRWIRVLGISIQPAEIAKIALIIFIASSVYLNRKRMDTLRYGMLPPLIVLLPICVLLYFQPNYSAIIVLAALTFIMMFVGGVKGWHLAALGGIGVVGGVVLMVQEPYRVARLASFMDPWQNPTGDGYQVIQSLYGIGSGGLFGQGIGNGTQKLSWLPYGESDFIFSIIAEELGLIGAVLLLALFIFLIYRGIKVAATAPDLFGTMLATGIITLIGLQVVVNVGVVTASLPPTGVSLPFISYGSSSLIIFMSMIGILLNISKQGRRIMMANTVRQKT; encoded by the coding sequence ATGCAGAAAAAGAGCATTTTACAAAAGGGATCGATCGATTATTCGATCTTGATCGTAACGTTGATATTAATCGCCTACGGGGTCATCATGGTATTCAGCGCCAGCTATTATATGGCGCAGTCTTCCAAGGAATATGATTACGATGGCTTGGCGCTTTTCAAAAAACAGTTGTTCGGCGCGGCAATCGGTTTGGCGGCAATGGTTTTTTTTGCATTTTTCGATTACAAAAAGCTGTTCAAGCTTCGCTATATTATTTTAGCGCTGGCCGGAATTTTTCTGGTTGCGGTGCTCATACCCGGCGTAGGAGTGAACCTGAATGGATCGTCGCGGTGGATCAGGGTGCTTGGCATCAGTATCCAGCCGGCGGAAATTGCAAAGATTGCGCTGATTATCTTTATCGCATCTTCAGTTTATCTCAACCGCAAGCGTATGGATACCCTGCGCTATGGAATGCTCCCCCCCCTTATTGTGCTTTTGCCAATTTGCGTACTTTTGTATTTCCAGCCGAATTATTCGGCGATCATTGTGCTGGCGGCGCTCACATTTATCATGATGTTTGTGGGTGGGGTGAAGGGCTGGCACCTTGCCGCATTGGGCGGCATCGGGGTTGTCGGAGGAGTCGTACTCATGGTGCAGGAGCCCTATCGGGTTGCGCGTCTCGCATCCTTTATGGATCCGTGGCAGAATCCGACGGGGGACGGCTACCAGGTAATACAGTCCTTATACGGCATCGGGTCGGGCGGGCTTTTCGGGCAGGGGATCGGAAACGGGACCCAAAAGCTCTCCTGGCTTCCTTATGGGGAGTCGGACTTTATTTTTTCGATCATTGCGGAGGAACTTGGACTCATCGGCGCGGTTCTGCTTCTCGCTTTGTTCATTTTCCTGATTTACAGGGGAATCAAGGTAGCGGCGACTGCCCCGGACCTGTTCGGGACAATGCTTGCGACAGGCATTATTACGCTGATCGGTTTGCAGGTGGTGGTCAATGTAGGCGTCGTGACCGCCTCTCTGCCGCCAACGGGGGTATCCCTGCCGTTCATCAGCTATGGGAGCTCTTCGCTGATTATATTTATGAGCATGATTGGGATATTGCTCAATATATCTAAACAGGGCAGGCGGATTATGATGGCAAACACAGTGCGCCAGAAGACATAA
- the mraY gene encoding phospho-N-acetylmuramoyl-pentapeptide-transferase: MNFITGMLLTVLIAFVITFAASKILIPILKKAKAGQHVRDDGPQTHLVKEGTPTMGGIAMLAGIIVSSFIFSSGDIKYTLFAVITVLAFTVIGFLDDGLKLFKKRSLGLRAWQKIVLQLIAAAAVACLAYYWLGIDFVMVPFSSADWQMGAGFIPFTMFVLLAMVNSVNLTDGLDGLATGITLINSSTFLLIFVLSVIGAVAVTDAEVVNDMSNMTMFTAAVAGSCIAFLCFNVHPAKVFMGDTGAFALGAALTAMGIATGMQLFLPIMGFMFVLSAVSVIIQVGSFKLRGKRVFRMAPLHHHFELGGASETQVVTGYMIATTLLCIGAFLMFFFSF, from the coding sequence ATGAATTTTATAACAGGAATGCTGCTTACGGTTTTGATTGCGTTTGTGATTACCTTTGCGGCATCAAAAATATTGATTCCCATTCTGAAAAAAGCAAAGGCGGGGCAGCATGTGCGCGACGACGGTCCGCAGACCCACCTTGTGAAGGAAGGGACGCCTACCATGGGCGGAATTGCGATGCTGGCAGGCATTATTGTGTCCAGTTTCATTTTTTCTTCCGGGGATATCAAATATACGCTGTTTGCGGTCATTACTGTTCTGGCGTTCACGGTTATCGGTTTTCTGGATGACGGTCTAAAGCTTTTCAAGAAACGCTCTCTTGGCCTGCGGGCCTGGCAGAAGATCGTATTGCAGCTCATTGCCGCGGCAGCCGTGGCCTGCCTTGCGTATTACTGGCTGGGGATTGATTTCGTAATGGTGCCGTTTTCTTCCGCGGACTGGCAGATGGGAGCGGGATTCATTCCCTTTACGATGTTTGTCCTGCTTGCAATGGTAAACAGCGTTAACCTGACGGATGGGCTCGATGGGCTTGCAACAGGGATTACATTGATTAATTCGTCTACATTTCTGCTTATTTTTGTACTGAGCGTAATTGGAGCGGTTGCGGTGACGGATGCGGAAGTCGTTAATGACATGTCCAATATGACGATGTTTACAGCAGCGGTTGCGGGGTCCTGTATTGCTTTTTTGTGTTTCAATGTGCACCCGGCAAAGGTCTTTATGGGAGACACCGGGGCGTTTGCGCTTGGCGCAGCGCTTACGGCAATGGGAATTGCGACTGGAATGCAGCTTTTCCTGCCCATTATGGGTTTTATGTTTGTGCTGTCGGCAGTTTCGGTTATCATTCAGGTCGGGTCCTTCAAGCTGCGCGGGAAGCGCGTGTTTCGTATGGCTCCGTTGCATCATCATTTTGAACTGGGCGGGGCAAGCGAAACGCAGGTCGTAACGGGTTATATGATTGCGACGACACTTTTGTGTATTGGCGCGTTTCTGATGTTCTTCTTCTCGTTTTAA